One Salmo salar chromosome ssa01, Ssal_v3.1, whole genome shotgun sequence DNA window includes the following coding sequences:
- the LOC106564485 gene encoding transmembrane protein 119, protein MTFLMALHLISLSVMLWSSSPSLATPHPFNISLEGSAEEEELGSLIPTPSSPTTSDPASESPTTSDGSTHIEHFLLSQMVHFLQENMLLILVASILFITIFLILCCACIMSRKRKVNAYYPSSFPSKMYVDQRDKTGCTKLFNEVPEKPSNGQQAEPVDSSKQLQQDIMRAAKNLRTPSKPPLGEREGNNPTQIAAAAENSPDVNVQAEGEIIEKDNEPSNPAEQSEEEVCQLSDSEAQHHSCPKQPEILPGQIGLTEEDESLTRAELPSGPGHSQAKQEGDRQENSTVTQSIPLITGEKTAF, encoded by the coding sequence ATGACGTTCCTCATGGCACTTCATCTGATTAGTCTTTCTGTGATGCTGTGGTCCAGCAGTCCCAGTCTGGCCACACCCCACCCTTTCAACATTTCCTTGGAGGGCAGtgcagaggaggaggagctggGCAGCCTCATCCCCACCCCTTCCTCACCTACCACCAGTGACCCCGCCTCAGAGTCCCCAACCACCTCAGATGGCTCCACTCACATAGAGCACTTCCTGCTCAGCCAGATGGTTCACTTCCTACAGGAGAACATGCTCCTCATCCTTGTTGCCTccatcctcttcatcaccatcttcCTCATCCTCTGCTGTGCTTGCATCATGAGCCGCAAGCGGAAGGTCAATGCCTACTACCCATCGTCCTTCCCCTCTAAGATGTACGTGGACCAGAGGGACAAGACCGGATGTACCAAGCTCTTCAACGAGGTGCCAGAGAAACCCTCCAACGGGCAGCAGGCTGAACCAGTTGACTCCAGCAAGCAGCTCCAGCAAGACATCATGAGGGCAGCCAAGAACCTCCGCACTCCCTCCAAACCTCCCCTGGGCGAGCGAGAGGGAAACAACCCCACACAGATAGCAGCAGCTGCAGAGAATAGTCCTGATGTGAATGTTCAGGCTGAGGGAGAAATCATAGAGAAAGACAACGAGCCATCAAATCCAGCTGAGCAGAGCGAGGAGGAAGTATGCCAGCTCTCAGACAGTGAGGCCCAACACCACAGCTGCCCCAAGCAGCCAGAGATCCTTCCAGGACAGATAGGCCTAACAGAGGAGGATGAGTCACTCACAAGAGCTGAGCTTCCATCTGGCCCAGGGCACTCACAGGCCAAGCAGGAAGGGGATAGGCAGGAGAACTCCACTGTCACGCAGTCTATTCCGTTGATCACTGGGGAGAAAACAGCATTTTAA